The DNA window AGGAAAACAggataaaaatatgtaaaagcATCCTCCTTTGGCAAAATCATCAAAACCTATTGAGCACACGCTCAAACTGAATGAACATTGAACAAAGCCGGCGAGAGAAAATAATAGCTCTACTTGCAAagcacaaacaaaaaatatatactgtACCCAACACAAGGGTGCTCCTATTCTAAAAAGAACACAACCCTTGTCTCACAGAATTTACATACAAAGACTTCACAACTCGTAAATGAAGTTTAATGGAAGAAACAGAAACATGGGTAAAAACTATGTACACGATACTAATCTTTGTTAACCCCTCACAGCCAGAGCCTGCAAATGATCTATAAAATCTTGCAAGCTCAAATCATCAGTAAGTATGATTTCTGACCCATCTACATATGTTGAATTCTGCGTCACAGATGGGTTCAACTTCGCAAGAAGAAACCTAGCTTGACTACCATGTTGATCACACTTAATTAGCTTGGGTGCCGGAACTCGATCCACAACCAATTGCTCTGCGTCAAGTTCGGGAGCTTCCAAAAGCTTTCTCAGATTCTCATGGTTTGGATCTTTGTGGTAACCAAGCTTCCTCCACTGAGCAATCTTGGACCCGTAATGAATCACCACATGGAAATAAGAATCAAAGAGCAAAATAACATCAGCAGAAATGGAGCGAACATCCAGGAGCACAGGAACAGGAGGCCCGTCAAAAGAATATTGAAAAAGTGTAGGTTGTATCATGATAAGGGAACCCACTACCCCTTCACGGTTCAGCATCAGGCGGAAGAATGCAGTTTCATCAGGGGTACAGTTGAAAACATCGATGAACTGAGACCTCCTCAAGTAATACATGAACTGGGGGTAAAGAGAAAAGTTTGATGACAAGCGGAAGGAAGATGGATCTTCCTGGATGTAGTCTCCAAACTTGGAAGCAAAGCTGATAAGGTTATCATCCAGCCATCTTATAACATCTCGAGCAAGACATCTCTCTGCTCGGTGGATGGCTAGCCTGGCCATGACCGAAGCTGCTGCTTCCTGATCAAAACCAGCATTGATTTCTGGTGACTTGCTTTCAACCCATCTTCTTGCAGCAGTCGTAACCCTTTTCCGGACTCCCATGTTCCCATTTCTGTAGCGTGTTATAAACTGTACAAAAAATGCAGACCCAGGTTCAGCCTTGTGTTCATCACATACTTCAAAGAAGAAAGATatgcatgttttattatttagtgtAGCAAGCTTCCACATATGAGTGCCGCCCTCCCCAATCTCATGGTCACTAACTGCATTGCTCTTTTTCCGAAGTGAAACGCATGGTCCAAGGGCTCCACAGATTTTTACATCTTTAGTAGTCACCACTTCAATTGTTGCATCAAAATACATCTTCAAGTGCCCCTCTTCGTCACGACTAAAAATGTGCCGTAAGCACTTTCTGAATTGATCAGACTCAAACAACTCCCCAAACATCATGAACCCTCCAGAACTCTCAACAGGGCATTTTAATTCTGCTGCGCCTACTTGATCAAGAGAACAAGCAAAAAGATCCAGAACAACAGATGCATCAGATAATCTCTGTGATAGTTGATTGTAAAAGCTGCAGGATTTCATATAGTGCGGTGCATGACCATTAATGAGGTCTCTATGAGTTCTGATGGAATTACTGAGATCTGAGTTCACAACAATCCCTGGCCCCAAAGTTGCAGGTCCAGATGTGAAAATCATGATCCGGGATCCTGTATTCCCTGAGCATCCTTCAAGAAGTCCAAGTGCAACTGATATTGCTGCTCCTGTGCACCTTTGAGGGCGATGCCCTGGCATCAATACAGCTAGAGAACAGATTTCTTCAATTGCAGTGGTGATATTGAACTCGCATTCAGATACAGGTAGCAAAAATCCCTGCTTTTGGATAACTGGTGTCTTTCCAAGTTGCTGCCGCTGCCACTTGGTGCTGTATATGCCCAGAAATTGTTGGGTCTGCATGTTCAAAGGGATAAGCAAAACATTGATTTTAAGTAAACACGGACATTTGTTTTccaacatataatatatatatcaaaaaccTTTAGACACATTAGAGTACAACATATATTTGCAAACATTATGACGCACATGGCAAAACATTGATGATTTATGGTATagatgcaaaataataatactccCTAATTTATCTGATATCTAGTAAAAATGGCAAGTACGTATCAAGCTAGAGGCGAAGTgagcaaataatgcaaatacAAGCAATATGATCAAATCCCATTCAGCTTTCAAGCAACGCAGGTATGCCCATAAAAAGCACCAAGCTTGAGCCATCTAATCACAAGATAAAATATCCAGCAAAAGAGACCACACAAATCACAACAGCGAACTGCGACATAGTTTGGCTTTTCTAATCAGAAAATTATATTAGTCATTTCGGAAAGCAATAAACCTTAATCCAAGTACCTGCTCTGACGAAACCTCACGTCCGCCATGAAACACAACAACCCTTGAGCACTCTGAAAACCCCAAATCATAAACCCTAACCATTGCATCAAAAGTAAGTAACCCAACCAGGGCATTTTCCGGCAACTGCTCAACAACCAACAACAACTCATTCTTCACGGCCCTCAACTCCTCCTCAACCATACAAGCATCCACTACAAACACAAACGCCGGAACAGGCCCCACCAATCCCCTGACTTCCCCACCAGCACAACCACCAATGCTCCTCGGAGTGCCCGCATAAAGCATAGACGACAACGACACATTGGACGACGAAAACTCATGAGACCAACCATAACCCAAATG is part of the Populus alba chromosome 10, ASM523922v2, whole genome shotgun sequence genome and encodes:
- the LOC118061528 gene encoding protein transport protein SEC23 G, coding for MDFIELEAIEGLRWSWNAWPTTKNQVSTLIIPLSIMCTPLMQSTELPILPYDPLICTRCAAVLNPYARVDYQSRIWVCPFCYNKNPFPISYLGIGETNLPAELFPTYSTVEYKIDKVDPKFRSNSHLGYGWSHEFSSSNVSLSSMLYAGTPRSIGGCAGGEVRGLVGPVPAFVFVVDACMVEEELRAVKNELLLVVEQLPENALVGLLTFDAMVRVYDLGFSECSRVVVFHGGREVSSEQTQQFLGIYSTKWQRQQLGKTPVIQKQGFLLPVSECEFNITTAIEEICSLAVLMPGHRPQRCTGAAISVALGLLEGCSGNTGSRIMIFTSGPATLGPGIVVNSDLSNSIRTHRDLINGHAPHYMKSCSFYNQLSQRLSDASVVLDLFACSLDQVGAAELKCPVESSGGFMMFGELFESDQFRKCLRHIFSRDEEGHLKMYFDATIEVVTTKDVKICGALGPCVSLRKKSNAVSDHEIGEGGTHMWKLATLNNKTCISFFFEVCDEHKAEPGSAFFVQFITRYRNGNMGVRKRVTTAARRWVESKSPEINAGFDQEAAASVMARLAIHRAERCLARDVIRWLDDNLISFASKFGDYIQEDPSSFRLSSNFSLYPQFMYYLRRSQFIDVFNCTPDETAFFRLMLNREGVVGSLIMIQPTLFQYSFDGPPVPVLLDVRSISADVILLFDSYFHVVIHYGSKIAQWRKLGYHKDPNHENLRKLLEAPELDAEQLVVDRVPAPKLIKCDQHGSQARFLLAKLNPSVTQNSTYVDGSEIILTDDLSLQDFIDHLQALAVRG